TCGGTGTGCGCGGCGTACACGGCGTCGATCGGATCGATCGGGGCGCGGGCGGCTTCCTCGGTACACCCGGTGAGCGCGAGGGCGACGAGGAGCAAAGGGATGGCCGGCGAGCGTCTCATCGGTGCACGTCCTTCTGCCTTCTACGGGGAGGCTGTCCCGGTGACGGGGCGCGCGGCGCTCGGAACCGGTGGCGCGGGGCGCCTCCACGGCTCGGCGCGAAGCGGGCCGGGCACGTCGTACGCGTGCTCGACCGGCGCCACTCTAACCACAGAGAGAAGACGCCGTCACTTCCCAACTGCCGCTCATCTCATACCTGCTGTTCATCTGGAGCCGATAACAGCCGGTCGGTTTCCGGGCACTTGACATACTCGGCATAGCGAACGGGTCCGGCGATCACGGGAGAGTCCCAGGTGAGCCGCCGGAAACGGGCGATCGGCGTATGTCCGCCAGGCAGTGCGGTTGACCAATCAGCCTGCGATCAGGTGGAGTTCGCCCTCGAATTCGCCCTCGAATTCGCCACGTTCTCACCCCGGTCTCCCTTCATGCCGAAAGGCAAGAACCTTGAAACAACGCCGAGTCGCGCGCCCCAGCCCGTCCCGTTCGGCCGCCGTCCTCCTGCTGAGTACGGGACTTCTTCTCACCGCCTGCTCGTCGGGAGAACCCGCAGTCTCCGCCGACACGAAGCCGCTGTCCGACCCGTCCAAGGTGTCCCCCGCAGAACTCGTGTATCCCTTGGACCCGTACAAGACGACGAACGAACAGATCCGCAGCCTGGAGACGGCACAGGACCTGCTGGTCGCGGACTGCATGAAGCGCTTCGGGTTCACGTACAAGCTGCCGGTCCGGCCCGCGCCGCGGCCCAACGGCACGTCGTTGCGCTACGGGATCACGGACGAGGCGAGGGCGGCACGGTACGGGTACGCCAGGCCCGGTGGCCCCGCCCCCGACCCGGAGAAGCTGCCCGAGGACTCGCTGCCTCCGGCCGAGCGGCTGGCGCTGACCGGGCCGCCGCTCAAGAGCAAGCCGGGAGGCGGTCTCGTCCTTCCCCCGCTCACCCTGGAGGAATCGCGGAAGACCGACAGCGGCCGGACGCTCAATGGGCAGAAGGTGCCGATCGGCGGCTGTTCCCGGGAGGGGCACCTCAGCCTCTACGCGGAGAAGAAGGAGCCCGTGGAGCTGCTCTACGTCTTCGGGATGGAGTCGGAGGCGTCCACCCGGGCCCAGCAGTCGCCGAAGGTGGCGAAGGCCGTGAAGGCGTGGTCGGCGTGCATGGCGGAGAAGGGGTACAGCGTCACCGACCCCGTCTCCCCGCACCAGGCGCTCGGGCTGGAGGCCGATGGCGACGACGGCAGCGCCAAGGCGATCGCCGCCGCGAAGCAGGACGTGGCCTGCAAGAAGCGGACGGATCTGGTGGCCCTCTGGTACACCGCCGAGGTCGGGTTCCAGAAGGAGCTCATGGAGGAGCACGCCGAGACGCTGAGTCAGGTCAAGGTCGAGCTGGACGAGCGGATCAAGAAGGCGGCCTCGGTCAACCGGTGACCGACATGACGAAGGGCCCTCTTCCCGCGGGAAGAGGGCCCTTCCTCGTATCAGGCCTTCGGGGCCACCTTCGAGAGGCCGTTGATGATGCGGTCCATCGCGTCGCCGCCCGTCGGGTCCGTGAGGTTCGCCAGCATCTTGAGGGTGAACTTCATCAGGAGCGGGTGGGTCAGGCCGCGCTGGGTCGCGATCTTCATGACCTTCGGGTTGCCGATCATCTTCACGAAGGCGCGGCCGAGCGTGTAGTAGCCGCCGTAGGTGTCCTTGAGGACCTGCGGGTAGTTCCGCAGGGCCAGTTCGCGCTGGGCGGGGGTCGTGCGGGCGTGGGCCTGGACGATGACATCGGCCGCGATCTGGCCGGACTCCATGGCGTACGCGATGCCCTCGCCGTTGAACGGATTGACCATGCCGCCCGCGTCGCCGACGAGCAGCAGGCCCTTCGTGTAGTGCGGCTGGCGGTTGAAGGCCATCGGGAGGGCGGCGCCGCGGATCGGCGTCGTCATGTTCTCCGGGGTGTAGCCCCAGTCCTCCGGCATCGAGGCGCACCAGGCCTTGAGGACCTCGCGCCAGTCCAGCTCGCGGAAGGCGGAGGAGGAGTTGAGGATGCCGAGGCCGACGTTGGACGTGCCGTCGCCCATGCCGAAGATCCAGCCGTAGCCGGGGAGCAGCCGGTCCTGCGGGCCGCGCCGGTCCCACAGCTCCAGCCAGGACTCCAGGTAGTCGTCGTCGTGGCGGGGCGAGGTGAAGTACGTGCGGACGGCGACGCCCATCGGGCGGTCCTCGCGGCGGTGCAGGCCCATGGCGAGGGAGAGCCGGGTGGAGTTGCCGTCGGCGGCGACGACGAGCGGGGCGTGGAAGGTGACCTCGCGCTTCTCGTCACCGAGCTTGGCGTGGACGCCGGTGATGCGGCCGGTGCGGTCGTCGACGATCGGGGCGCCGACGTTGCAGCGCTCGTACAGCCGGGCGCCGGCCTTCTGCGCCTGCCGGGCGAGCTGCTCGTCGAAGTCGTCGCGCTTGCGGACGAGCCCGTAGTCCGGGTACGAGGCGAGTTCCGGCCAGTCGAGCTCCAGGCGGACGCCGCCGCCGATGATCCGCAGGCCCTTGTTCCGCAGCCAGCCGGCCTCTTCGGAAATGTCGATGCCCATGGAGACGAGCTGCTTGGTGGCGCGGGGGGTGAGGCCGTCGCCGCAGACCTTCTCGCGGGGGAAAGCGGTCTTCTCCAGGAGCAGGACGTCGAGTCCGGCCTTGGCCAGGTAGTACGCGGTGGTGGAGCCGGCCGGGCCCGCCCCGACGACGATCACATCTGCGGTGTGCTCGGAGAGGGGCTGCTCGGTCACGGCGGAGTCTCCCGGAATTCGACGATGAGGACGTATCGCAGTCTATGGGGGGCGGGTGCGGGAGAAACGGAGGGTCACCCCACCGCTTTCCCACAGGGTGAACACCTGTTCCCCTGTGCTGAACGTGATGGCACGATGATCATCCGTGACCGACTTCCGATTCGACCTACGGCGGGGCGCGCTGATCACGGCCGCCCTCGCCCTCCTCTGCTCGGTGTTCCTCGTGCTGCCCGCGAGCGCCGAAGCCGAGCCCTTCGACGACTGCCCGCCCGCCACGTTCTGCCTCTACTCCGGAGCCGACGGCACCGGCGAGCGGCGGGACTTCACCGACCGGCAGAACGCCGAGAGCTACGACGCGACCTGGGACGGCAAGGCTCTGTCCGCGAAGAACAACACCGCGATGTGGGCCTGCGTCTACGGCGACCCCGCGTACGGCGGGCACCTCGAAACCGTCGATCTGGACGCCGAGGACGCCTACGCGGCCGGCGCCGTCAGCGGCCACAAGCTGGTCCCGACCCGGGCCCTCTGCTTCACCGGCTACGAGCGCTGCCCCGACAACCGGGTCTGCACCTTCGCGGAGCGCAACGGCCGCGGCGCGATGACCGTCCACCTCCCGGCGACCGACCCCGCCACCCGGAACTACGGCAACAGCTACGGCACCGGGCCCGCGCCCAAGTCCGCCTGGAACCGGACCGCGAAGGACGTCTGCTTCTACCCCCAGCCGACGTACACCGGCACCTGGGCCGACCCGGCGGACACCACGGGCGTGAAGAAGTTCGGCGCCTACGTCGTCCTGCGCGGCGACAGCGTCACCGTCCCGGCGCCCTTCGCCGGGACGTTCCGCTCGCACGAGCTCGTCACCACCACGGGAGACTGCCAGTGACCAGGAACCGCCGCCCCTGGGTGGCCGTGGTGGCCGCCCTCGGCGCCGCCCTCGCCCTGACCTCCCCCGCCTCCGGCGCCGGTCAGCAGGCCACCGACCCGCTCGCCACCTGGGCCAAGGGCACAGCGGTCACGGTCGCCCCCGGCGTCACCCACACCACCTGGACCGAAGGCCCCTCCGCCCTCCGCGCCAAGGCCCGCAAGCTCCAGATCGTCGAGATCGACCCCACCGCCGGGTCTCTCACCCTGGAAAGCACCGTCGGCACGCGCGACGGCTCGGCCGAGCACGTCACGGAGCAGCTCGCCAAGGTCACCCCGGTGGCGGCCCGTCACCCGTACGCGGGAGTCAACGGCGGCCTGTTCCAGCGGGAGCCCGCCGGAGCCGGCGTCGAGAAGACCGCCGCGCACACCAGCGTCTCGGCCACGGACGGCGTCCTGCACAGCTCCAGTTGCTGGAGCGGCGGGAAGGGCAGCACCGGAGCGGTGATCCAGTACGGCATCCCGTACATCACCAAGCTCCTCACGGACATGCAGCTGATCGGCCCCTCCGGCGAGACCGTCCGGATCGACGACGTCAACCGGACCCCGGGACGCCCCCCGCACTGCGCGCGCGACTCCGAGGACATGGAGGTGAGCAAGACCCCGCCCGTCTTCACCGACAGCGACGAGATCGTCGTCTTCACCGACGACTACGGCCTGCCCACCCCGAAGCCCGGGACCGACCCCCTCGTCGCCGCCACCGCCGACACGGGCTTCGAGGTCGTCGTCGACGCGCACGGCGTCGTCACCCAGGTCCGCGAAGGCCGCGGCGGAACCGCGGTCCCCGCGGGCGGCCGCGTCATCCAGGGCATCGGCACCAGGGCCCAGTGGCTCCGCGACCGGCTCGCCCTCGACGACCGGGTGACGATCGACCAGAAGCTCCACGACGTCACCCTGAACCGGGACATCCCGCTGGACAAGTCGGTCGACGTCGTCAGCTCCTTCCACCAGCTGCTCCGCCACTCGAAGATCCCCGCCGAGCTGCCCGACTCCTGCAGCGGCAAGGAGACGAGCGCCGACGGCACGACCCTGATCTGCACCGACTCGCGCACCGCGCTCGGCACGAACGCCCAGGGCCACCCGGTGCTCGTCACCCTCACCGGGGCGGACAACGAGGACGGCGACTACCTGCGGAGCTTCGCCGCCCTCCTGGACTCCCCGCTGCTCGGGATCGTCGACGCCATCAACCTGGACGGCGGCGGCTCCACCGCCCTGGTGACGAAGAAGCCGACGGAGGCGCAGTCGAAGACCCACACCCCGCCGACGGACCCCCTGGACGGCGGGCTCGTGCACCGCGAGGTCGCCGACTCGGTGTACACCGGCATCGGCGGTTACGGCATGTACGTGAAGCCGTAGCCGTCGCTCACCCGGCCGTCAGGCCTTGAACCCCCGGTGGAGCGCCACGATCCCACCGGTCAGGTTCCGCCAGGCCACCTTCGACCAGCCGGCCTTCTGGAGCATGCCCGCCAGGGTCGGCTGGTCCGGCCAGGACTGGATGGACTCGGCCAGGTACACGTACGCGTCGGGGTTCGAGGAGACGGCGCGGGCCACCGGCGGCAGCGCGCGCATCAGGTACTCCTCGTACACCGTGCGGAACGGCGCCCAGGTGGGGTGCGAGAACTCGGAGATGACGACCCGGCCGCCCGGCTTCGTCACCCGGTACAGCTCGCGCAGCGCCGCCTCGGTGTCCTGGATGTTCCGCAGCCCGAAGGAGATCGTGACGGCGTCGAAGACGTCGTCACGGAAGGGCAGCTTCATGCCGTCGCCCGCCGTGAACGGCATCCACGGGTGGCGCTTCTTGCCGACCTGGAGCATCCCGATCGAGAAGTCGCAGGGCACGACGTACGCGCCCGCGCGGGCGAAGGGCTGCGAGGACGTGGCCGTACCCGCCGCGAGGTCGAGAATCTTCTGCGCGGGGCGGGCGTCGACGGCCTTCGCGACCTCCTTGCGCCAGCGGCGGTCCTGCCCGAGGGAGAGCACGTCGTTGGTGAGGTCGTAGTTCGCCGCCACGTCGTCGAACATCGAGGCGACTTCGTGCGGCTGCTTGTCCAGGGTTGCGCGGGTCACTGGCGTTCGGCCTCGCAAGATCGGGTGCGGACGGATCCACCCATTCTGGCAGGCGGCGCCCTGCCGCCCGGAGCGGGCCCGCTGGGCGGCAGGATTTCCGGGAACTCCTTTCAACCTTTCGGGACCGGGGGTGCTCAAGGACGGTCGAGCACGCGCCACGACGGCGGGTGCACGACGGCGAGGGGAGAAGGGGTGCGATGGCAGTGTCGACCGAGATGACGGCCGCGGAGCCGGACGTCAGGGCCGGGGGCGGCTCCGACGTCGGGGCCGGGGGCGGCTCCGACGTCGGGGCCGGGGGCGGCGCGGACGTCCGCACCGACGGCCGGGTGGACGTCGGGTCCGTCGCCGGGTTCGAGGAGTTCGCCCGGGCCGCCCAGCAGCGGCTGTACCGCACGGCGTACCTGCTCTGCGGCGACGCCGAGACCGCCCGGGACCTGACCCAGACCACGCTGGCCAAGCTGTACCAGCACTGGCGACGGGCGGGGGCCGCCGATCATCCGTACGCGTACGCCAAGACGGTGCTGACCCGCACCTTCCTGTCCGAGCGACGGCGCCGGCTGCGCGATCTGCTCGCGCTGACCCGGACCGGGGGCACGGACCCGGCACCGCCCGCCGACCACACCGATCTGCGCGTGACGCTGCTCGGCGCGCTCGCCGAACTCCCGCCCCGGGCACGGGCGATGGTCGTGCTGCGCTATTGGGAGGACCAGAGCGTGGCCTCCGTGGCGACCCTGCTGCGGTGCAGCGAGGCCACCGTCAAGAGCCAGTGCTCCCGTTCCCTTGCCCGACTTCGCGTACGCCTGGCGGATGCCGGGCTCTCGATCACGGAAAGCTGAGGTCCACCGTGGAAAAGAACAACGACACCGATCTGTTGCGCGACGCCATGGACCGGACGACGGACGGTCTGCCACCGCTGCCCGACCTCGTCCCGCTCGCGGTGCGCGAGGGCCGCAGGCGGCGGGCCCGGTCCCGGTTCACGGTCGGGGCGGCGG
The sequence above is a segment of the Streptomyces sp. NBC_01255 genome. Coding sequences within it:
- a CDS encoding geranylgeranyl reductase family protein → MTEQPLSEHTADVIVVGAGPAGSTTAYYLAKAGLDVLLLEKTAFPREKVCGDGLTPRATKQLVSMGIDISEEAGWLRNKGLRIIGGGVRLELDWPELASYPDYGLVRKRDDFDEQLARQAQKAGARLYERCNVGAPIVDDRTGRITGVHAKLGDEKREVTFHAPLVVAADGNSTRLSLAMGLHRREDRPMGVAVRTYFTSPRHDDDYLESWLELWDRRGPQDRLLPGYGWIFGMGDGTSNVGLGILNSSSAFRELDWREVLKAWCASMPEDWGYTPENMTTPIRGAALPMAFNRQPHYTKGLLLVGDAGGMVNPFNGEGIAYAMESGQIAADVIVQAHARTTPAQRELALRNYPQVLKDTYGGYYTLGRAFVKMIGNPKVMKIATQRGLTHPLLMKFTLKMLANLTDPTGGDAMDRIINGLSKVAPKA
- a CDS encoding SigE family RNA polymerase sigma factor: MDVGSVAGFEEFARAAQQRLYRTAYLLCGDAETARDLTQTTLAKLYQHWRRAGAADHPYAYAKTVLTRTFLSERRRRLRDLLALTRTGGTDPAPPADHTDLRVTLLGALAELPPRARAMVVLRYWEDQSVASVATLLRCSEATVKSQCSRSLARLRVRLADAGLSITES
- a CDS encoding demethylmenaquinone methyltransferase, with the protein product MTRATLDKQPHEVASMFDDVAANYDLTNDVLSLGQDRRWRKEVAKAVDARPAQKILDLAAGTATSSQPFARAGAYVVPCDFSIGMLQVGKKRHPWMPFTAGDGMKLPFRDDVFDAVTISFGLRNIQDTEAALRELYRVTKPGGRVVISEFSHPTWAPFRTVYEEYLMRALPPVARAVSSNPDAYVYLAESIQSWPDQPTLAGMLQKAGWSKVAWRNLTGGIVALHRGFKA
- a CDS encoding phosphodiester glycosidase family protein; amino-acid sequence: MTRNRRPWVAVVAALGAALALTSPASGAGQQATDPLATWAKGTAVTVAPGVTHTTWTEGPSALRAKARKLQIVEIDPTAGSLTLESTVGTRDGSAEHVTEQLAKVTPVAARHPYAGVNGGLFQREPAGAGVEKTAAHTSVSATDGVLHSSSCWSGGKGSTGAVIQYGIPYITKLLTDMQLIGPSGETVRIDDVNRTPGRPPHCARDSEDMEVSKTPPVFTDSDEIVVFTDDYGLPTPKPGTDPLVAATADTGFEVVVDAHGVVTQVREGRGGTAVPAGGRVIQGIGTRAQWLRDRLALDDRVTIDQKLHDVTLNRDIPLDKSVDVVSSFHQLLRHSKIPAELPDSCSGKETSADGTTLICTDSRTALGTNAQGHPVLVTLTGADNEDGDYLRSFAALLDSPLLGIVDAINLDGGGSTALVTKKPTEAQSKTHTPPTDPLDGGLVHREVADSVYTGIGGYGMYVKP
- a CDS encoding peptidase inhibitor family I36 protein is translated as MTDFRFDLRRGALITAALALLCSVFLVLPASAEAEPFDDCPPATFCLYSGADGTGERRDFTDRQNAESYDATWDGKALSAKNNTAMWACVYGDPAYGGHLETVDLDAEDAYAAGAVSGHKLVPTRALCFTGYERCPDNRVCTFAERNGRGAMTVHLPATDPATRNYGNSYGTGPAPKSAWNRTAKDVCFYPQPTYTGTWADPADTTGVKKFGAYVVLRGDSVTVPAPFAGTFRSHELVTTTGDCQ